The genomic interval TGTGACTTGATCGACCTGTTGATGCCGTCCCAGACGAACTCCCCGGAAAGTGTCGGGTACTGAGATCTGTTACCCTACAGCCCAGATTTCAATCCCATCGAGATGTTGTTCTCGAAGCTCAAGGCCCTGGTGCGTGGTTGGCCGGGAACCTCAGTTCAGGCCCTCTGTGACAGCATTGGTCGCGCCCTCCAGGCGGTCACACCTCAAAACATCTTTGGGTGGTTCCGGCACGCCCATCCATCGGCATTCTTATGACAAACGCTCTAATGTGAAGATCGTGTGTTCCGCATGCCGATTGACAATGCCAAGAATGCGGAATATGCTGTCCTAGACAAGGTTTTTTAGCTCAGTGGCAGAGCATCCGACTGTTAATCGGACGGTCGTTGGTTCGACCCCAACCTGCCGAGCCAGATAGAGCCCCCACTTCGGTGGGGGTTTTTCATGTTCGGCCCAGGCGGTCGTGCTCAGAGCAGGCGACCCTGTTCCGGACCGTGGCCGGGGTCGGGGGTCTGCACGGGCACGCCGTGGGCGTTCAGGGCCTCGCGCAACTGGGGGATGTTGTGCAGCGCGTGCCCCTTGGTGGTGTTCTCGAACAGGACGTACAGTTCGCTCAGATCGTCGGCGGCCAGGGCAATCTTCTGCGCCCATTCGTCCATCTCGGCGCGGGTGTAGCGGTAGTCGTGGCGTTCGGCGGCGCTCTGCCCTTCCCACCAGCTGCCGGTGTTGCGGCCGTGCAGGCGCAGGTAGCCCACGTCGCCCGTGACGTGCAGTTGCGGTTCGGGCAGGCCTCCGGCGGGCGGGTAGTCGGGGCTGACCCAGATCAGGCCGCGTTCGGCCATGCCTTCGCGGACTTCGGGGCGGTCCCAGCCTTCGTGGCGCATCTCGACGGCCAGTTCGTGCCCGGCGAATCGTTCGGCCAGCTGGCCCAGGTAGCGGCGGTTGGTGGGCGTGCGGTGAAACGAGAACGGGAACTGCGCGAGGTAGGGGCCCATGACGCCCGCCTCGCGCAGCGGTTCGGGGCTCTGGAGCATGCGGTCGAAGTCGGCGTCGGTGGGGGCGCGGTCGTGCGTGAAGACCCGGTGGAGTTTCACGGTGAAGCGCACCCGGCCGCCGCTCTTGCGGGCCATGCCCTCGAAGGCTTTCAGGCCGGGAATGGCGTAGAAGGAACTGTTGAGTTCCACGGCGTCGAAGTGCCGGGCGTACGTGGCGAGGTAGTCGTCCTTGCGGACGCCCCCGTAGATCAGGCCCTGTTCTGTCCAGTCGTCGTTGCTGTAGCCGCCGCAGCCGATGTACACGCGCATAAGGTCCAGGGTAACGGCGCGGGGTGCGTGCCGGGCCCGCCGCGCCCTTGCGGTGGCCTTGAGCGTTCCGGGCGCGGCGGGTGGTACGGGTCAGCCGTTGACGCTTGGGGGGCGGTTCAGGGTGGTCCAGAAGGCCTGGATGGTGCGCATGGCGTCGCGGAACTGCGTGAAGTCCATGGGTTTGATGACGTAGGCGCTGGCGCCGTGCGCGTAGGATTCGCGGATGTCGCGTCCCTCGCCGCTGGTGGTGAGCATGACGACCGGAATGCCGCGCAGCGCGGCGTTGGCGCGGATGGCGTCCAGTACGGCGATGCCGTCCATGTGCGGCATTTTCAGGTCGAGCAGGATCAGGTCGGGCAGCGTGCCGCGCACGCGGGCCTGTTCGAGCAGCGCGATGGCTTCCGGGCCGCTGCTGGCGACGCTGACCTCGTGGCCGCCGGGACCGGCCGGGGTTTCGTCGAGGGCCGTCAGGGCGAGTTCCACGTCGTTGGGGTTGTCGTCGATAAGCAGGATCCTGCGGGTGTTCACGGTGCCCCCACGGCCGCTGGCCGGGTCGGTACGAGGAAAACCTGTGACCGGGTGTCACTGGTGACCATCAGCTTAGCAGAGTCCATGAGGGTTTTCTAAAGTCAGTTTAACATTTGAGGACCTGTTCTGTGCAGTAAAGACCTTTGGCGTGGCGAGTGCCGCGCGCCCCGGCCAGCGGCCCGCAGGCGTGCAGACAGCCCGTCCCTGCCCACGGTCCGGGCCGCGCCGAGCGCGTAGACTTGCCGTCATGTTGACCAAGCGCATCATTCCCTGCCTGGACGTGCAGAGCGGCCGCGTGGTGAAGAACGTCCGGTTCTTCGAGGATCACCGTGACGCCGGGGACCCCCTGGTCCTGGCCCAGGCCTACGAGGCGCAGCAGGCCGACGAACTGGTGTTCTACGACATCACCGCCACCCACGAGGGCCGCAGCCTGATGCTGGACGTCGCCGCGCGCGTGGCCGAGCAGGTCATGATGCCCCTGACCGTCGGGGGCGGCGTGAACCACCTGTCGGACTTCCGGCAACTGCTGATGGCCGGCGCGGACAAGATCAGCGTGAACAGCGGCGCCCTGAGTCGCCCCGAACTGATCCGCGAGGCCAGCGACCACCACGGCGCGCAGTGCGTGATGCTGAGCATCGACGCCAAACGCCGCCCGGACGGCCACGGCTGGAACGTGTTCCGCGCCGGGGGCCGCGTGGACACCGGCCTGGACCTGATCGAGTGGGCCGTGCGCGGCCAGGCGCTCGGCGCGGGCGAGATCTGCCTGAACATCATGGACGCCGACGGCACCCGCGCCGGGTTCGATCTGGAAGCGACCCGCACGGTCGCCCGCGCGCTGGACATTCCCGTGATCGCGTCCGGCGGCGCTGGGAAACTCGAGGACTTCCGGGACGTGCTGCGCGGCGGCGAGGACGGCGGCTGGGCCGACGCGGCGCTGGCCGCCAGTGTCTTCCATTTCGGGGAACTGACCGTCCCGCAGGTCAAGACGTATCTGAAAGGCGAGGGGCTGCCCGTGCGGCCCGACTGGCACGACACGCACCTCTGACCCGACCCGTGCCCGCCGACCGTGAACGACCCGGCGGCGCGGCTTGAACCGTGACTCCCCCTGACCTCCCTGCCCTGCCCCCGGAGGGGCCTGACATGACCACCCCCAACACCCCCACCCACCTGAATCTGGACTCCCTGAACTTCGACCCGCAGACCGGCCTGATCCCGGTCGTCACGCAGGACGCCCGCAGCGGCGCCGTGCTGATGCAGGCGTACGCCGACCGCGCCGCCGTCGAGCGCACCCTGGACACCCGCGAGGCCACGTACTACAGCCGCTCCCGGCAGGAGCAGTGGGTCAAGGGCGCGACCAGCGGCCACACCCAGCAGGTCGTGGACGTGCAGGCCGACTGCGACGCCGACAGCCTGCTGTACCGCGTCGTGCAGACCGGCCCCGCCTGCCACACCGGCGCGTACTCCTGCTACCACCAGCCCCTGATGCCCGCCCAGGCCCCCCAGGCCGGACTGGACGGCACGCTGGACCGCGTGTACGCGACCATCACCGAGCGGCTGGCCACGCTGCCCGAGAACAGTTATGTGGCCCGCCTGCACGCCGGAGGCCTGGACCGCGTGCTGAAGAAGATCAGCGAGGAAAGCGGCGAGGTCCTGCTGGCCGCCAAGAACCACGACCGCGCCGAACTGGCCACCGAGGTCGCCGACCTGCTGTTCCACACCCTGTTCGCCATGGCCGAGGTCGGCGTCTCGCCCGCCGACGTGGCCGCCGTACTGCACGAACGCGAGGGGAAAACCGGCCTGAAAGGCCCGAAAGAAGTGGGCTGAGGAAGACCGTAAGGGCGCGGGCAGCGGTGCGCAGTCACCGCAACCCGTGTCCCTCAGAACAGCGTGGGTTGCAGCGCTTCCTCGGGCACCTGGGGAAGCGCCTCGACTTTCACGTACTCCAGTCCGGCGGCCTGCGCGACCTTCAGGGCCGGGACCGTGATGTCCGGGGCGGCCAGGATGCCGCGCACGGTGCCGGGCACCTGTTCCCGCACGGCCTGCACGTACCGGCCGAGTTGATGCACGGCCTCGTGACCGGCCTTGCCGCGCTTGAGTTCCACGACCACGAACCGGCCCTGCGCGTCGCGGGCGTACAGGTCGATGCCGCCCACCCCGACCAGCAGTTCGCGGTTCAGGACACTCAGGCCCGGTTCGATCAGTTCGGGCGTGCGGGCCAGCGCCGCCTGCATCTGCGCCTCGCTGCCCTGAAGCAGGAACAAAGCCTCGTCACCCAGTTGCAGCGCCGTGACCTGCGCGCAGGTGATCACGCGCACCCGCACCACCTCGGCCGGACTGCGGCGTTCGGCGTGCAGCACCACGCAGCCGCCCTCCAGTTCGGCGCTCAGGTGATCGGTGCGCGGCTGCCAGTTCACGGGCTTCACGCCGCGCGGCCCGTGCACCTGCAATGACCCGTCCGGCTTGAGCAGCAGCAGGCGGTCCCCGGCCTCGGCCATGCTGGTCGCCCGCCCGGCGTACAGCACCTCGACCTCACCCGCCAGGTGCAGGGTCACGCGGGCGTGCAGGTGCGCGCGCAGGAAGGTCAGCAGGGCTTCGGGGGTCGGGTGGGTCAGGGAGTCGATCAGCATGGTCGGGTGCGCGGCGCGCGCCGGGCAGCATAGCGCGCACGCAGCGGAATTCAGCAGTGCCCGTGAAACCCGCATGTGAACTCCATGACAGTTTCCCCAGCTTCACGTGAACGTGACCCGT from Deinococcus seoulensis carries:
- a CDS encoding DUF72 domain-containing protein — its product is MRVYIGCGGYSNDDWTEQGLIYGGVRKDDYLATYARHFDAVELNSSFYAIPGLKAFEGMARKSGGRVRFTVKLHRVFTHDRAPTDADFDRMLQSPEPLREAGVMGPYLAQFPFSFHRTPTNRRYLGQLAERFAGHELAVEMRHEGWDRPEVREGMAERGLIWVSPDYPPAGGLPEPQLHVTGDVGYLRLHGRNTGSWWEGQSAAERHDYRYTRAEMDEWAQKIALAADDLSELYVLFENTTKGHALHNIPQLREALNAHGVPVQTPDPGHGPEQGRLL
- a CDS encoding response regulator → MNTRRILLIDDNPNDVELALTALDETPAGPGGHEVSVASSGPEAIALLEQARVRGTLPDLILLDLKMPHMDGIAVLDAIRANAALRGIPVVMLTTSGEGRDIRESYAHGASAYVIKPMDFTQFRDAMRTIQAFWTTLNRPPSVNG
- the hisF gene encoding imidazole glycerol phosphate synthase subunit HisF, which translates into the protein MLTKRIIPCLDVQSGRVVKNVRFFEDHRDAGDPLVLAQAYEAQQADELVFYDITATHEGRSLMLDVAARVAEQVMMPLTVGGGVNHLSDFRQLLMAGADKISVNSGALSRPELIREASDHHGAQCVMLSIDAKRRPDGHGWNVFRAGGRVDTGLDLIEWAVRGQALGAGEICLNIMDADGTRAGFDLEATRTVARALDIPVIASGGAGKLEDFRDVLRGGEDGGWADAALAASVFHFGELTVPQVKTYLKGEGLPVRPDWHDTHL
- the hisIE gene encoding bifunctional phosphoribosyl-AMP cyclohydrolase/phosphoribosyl-ATP diphosphatase HisIE, with protein sequence MTTPNTPTHLNLDSLNFDPQTGLIPVVTQDARSGAVLMQAYADRAAVERTLDTREATYYSRSRQEQWVKGATSGHTQQVVDVQADCDADSLLYRVVQTGPACHTGAYSCYHQPLMPAQAPQAGLDGTLDRVYATITERLATLPENSYVARLHAGGLDRVLKKISEESGEVLLAAKNHDRAELATEVADLLFHTLFAMAEVGVSPADVAAVLHEREGKTGLKGPKEVG
- the nucS gene encoding endonuclease NucS, whose protein sequence is MRVSRALLNSAACALCCPARAAHPTMLIDSLTHPTPEALLTFLRAHLHARVTLHLAGEVEVLYAGRATSMAEAGDRLLLLKPDGSLQVHGPRGVKPVNWQPRTDHLSAELEGGCVVLHAERRSPAEVVRVRVITCAQVTALQLGDEALFLLQGSEAQMQAALARTPELIEPGLSVLNRELLVGVGGIDLYARDAQGRFVVVELKRGKAGHEAVHQLGRYVQAVREQVPGTVRGILAAPDITVPALKVAQAAGLEYVKVEALPQVPEEALQPTLF